The following proteins are co-located in the Dromiciops gliroides isolate mDroGli1 chromosome 2, mDroGli1.pri, whole genome shotgun sequence genome:
- the NPS gene encoding neuropeptide S, producing the protein MASSLRLNLFLVLWISSMQMLCCYPTPSPTLSEKSDYFLILLNSCLAAVDRSEELAFLKPFFVKNVMKRSFRNGVGTGIKKTSFRRAKS; encoded by the exons ATGGCCAG ctCATTGAGGCTGAATCTTTTTCTGGTCCTCTGGATTTCTTCCATGCAGATGCTTTGCTGCTACCCGACTCCCTCACCCACG CTGTCTGAAAAATCTGATTACTTTCTCATCCTGCTGAATAGCTGCTTAGCTGCGGTGGACAGGAGTGAAGAGCTGGCTTTTCTAAAGCCATTTTTCGTGAAGAATGTCATGAAAAGGTCCTTTCGCAATGGAGTTGGAACAGGAATTAAAAAAACTTCCTTTCGAAGAGCAAAATCATGA